The proteins below are encoded in one region of Nitrospira sp.:
- the pilD gene encoding type 4 prepilin-like proteins leader peptide-processing enzyme: MEAMLIVVFLFGALVGSFLNVCIYRLPREESVAWPASHCPACCRSIAPYDNIPVLSYVVLAGRCRACQAKISLRYPIVELANACGWVAIVAYFGWTPVAAAYAALFSALLVITGTDLSHTIIPDSVTLPGIAVGLICAATILPVGIVNALLGVLIGGGLLWSLAVVSPYLFGKEGMGGGDIKLLAMVGAFLGWRAALLTIMIGALTGSVVGVGLIVLKVLRRDEYIPFGPFLALGALVALFFHQPILDWYWGLLDPNP; the protein is encoded by the coding sequence ATGGAGGCCATGCTAATAGTGGTGTTTCTATTTGGAGCCTTGGTCGGGAGTTTCCTTAATGTGTGTATTTACCGCCTCCCGCGCGAGGAGTCAGTCGCGTGGCCGGCCTCCCACTGTCCTGCGTGCTGCCGTTCGATTGCACCCTACGATAATATTCCGGTTCTCAGCTACGTGGTTTTGGCAGGCCGATGTCGGGCGTGCCAGGCCAAGATCTCTCTTCGATATCCTATCGTTGAATTGGCGAATGCATGTGGCTGGGTCGCTATTGTGGCGTATTTCGGATGGACTCCGGTCGCCGCTGCATATGCCGCACTGTTCTCTGCGCTATTGGTGATAACCGGGACGGACTTGTCGCATACGATCATCCCCGACAGCGTGACACTGCCCGGCATTGCCGTGGGCCTTATCTGTGCGGCAACTATTTTGCCTGTGGGAATCGTCAATGCTCTTCTAGGAGTGTTGATCGGCGGTGGTCTGTTGTGGAGTCTCGCAGTCGTAAGCCCGTATCTCTTTGGGAAAGAAGGCATGGGTGGCGGGGATATCAAGCTGCTCGCGATGGTGGGGGCGTTTCTGGGGTGGCGTGCGGCGCTCCTAACAATCATGATCGGGGCACTCACTGGGTCCGTGGTCGGAGTCGGTCTGATCGTGCTCAAAGTATTGCGGCGCGATGAGTACATTCCATTTGGGCCATTTCTCGCACTGGGCGCGCTCGTAGCCCTGTTCTTTCATCAGCCGATCCTCGACTGGTATTGGGGTCTGCTGGATCCCAATCCCTAA
- the surE gene encoding 5'-nucleotidase SurE, giving the protein MSPTILITNDDGISSVGLQALARVMSRLGTVWVVAPDRERTAVGHALTLHKPLRVTRVRARWYSVNGTPTDCVNLAVQQVLPKRPALLVSGINRGVNLGDDVTYSGTVSAALEGTIMGIPSLAVSQEGRERFRFPVGAAYALVVARMMLYQALPPETLLNMNVPDQPRAAIRGLRVTRLSRRRFDNPIIEKLDPHGRHYYWIAGTRITWKRQADSDHTALRERYVSVTPLHLDMTHVDVLEEIRRWPPFVETSTSTRRRSVSQGAGA; this is encoded by the coding sequence GTGTCGCCGACCATACTCATAACCAACGACGACGGTATCTCCTCGGTAGGCCTACAGGCCCTGGCGCGGGTCATGTCACGTCTCGGGACCGTGTGGGTCGTCGCGCCTGATCGGGAACGGACGGCCGTTGGCCATGCGTTGACGCTTCACAAACCGCTGCGGGTCACGCGTGTGCGGGCCCGCTGGTATAGCGTAAACGGGACGCCGACCGATTGCGTGAACCTTGCTGTGCAGCAGGTGCTCCCCAAGCGTCCGGCCCTGCTCGTATCCGGCATCAACCGAGGGGTGAATCTCGGAGACGACGTGACCTATTCGGGAACTGTGTCGGCGGCGCTTGAAGGGACGATTATGGGAATCCCGTCACTGGCCGTGTCGCAAGAAGGACGCGAACGCTTCCGATTTCCGGTCGGAGCGGCCTATGCCTTGGTTGTGGCGCGGATGATGCTCTATCAGGCCTTGCCGCCGGAGACCTTGCTGAACATGAATGTGCCCGACCAGCCCAGAGCCGCGATTCGAGGTTTGCGAGTGACGCGATTGAGTCGACGCCGATTTGACAACCCGATCATCGAAAAGCTCGACCCTCACGGGCGACACTATTACTGGATTGCTGGTACACGAATCACGTGGAAGCGCCAAGCTGATTCCGATCATACCGCCTTGCGCGAGCGGTATGTGTCGGTGACTCCGCTCCATCTCGACATGACGCATGTGGATGTCTTAGAGGAGATTCGCCGCTGGCCTCCCTTTGTCGAAACCAGCACGAGTACTCGTCGACGTAGCGTAAGCCAGGGGGCTGGGGCATGA
- a CDS encoding transcription regulator protein, which translates to MDLRTSTSTARSNPHHSVPRLGTKVFYKIGEVSAITKLPAYVLRFWESQFTFLRPKKSRGNQRLYVQRDIETVLEIRRMLYDEGHTLEGVKRFWSRRGRHAQGKKSPREIATRLRGDLQAILRLLEVHSRTEAS; encoded by the coding sequence ATGGATCTTAGGACGTCTACCTCCACCGCGCGGAGCAATCCTCACCACAGCGTCCCCAGGCTCGGGACGAAGGTGTTCTACAAAATCGGCGAGGTCAGCGCAATCACCAAATTGCCCGCCTACGTGCTTCGGTTTTGGGAGTCTCAGTTCACCTTCCTAAGGCCAAAGAAAAGCCGTGGGAATCAACGGTTATACGTCCAGCGCGATATTGAGACCGTGCTTGAGATTCGCCGCATGCTCTATGACGAGGGGCATACCCTTGAAGGCGTCAAGCGGTTTTGGTCGCGGCGGGGGCGCCATGCGCAGGGGAAGAAATCGCCCAGGGAGATCGCCACGCGGCTCCGAGGTGATCTGCAGGCCATTCTTCGATTGTTGGAGGTCCACTCCCGCACCGAAGCGTCGTGA
- a CDS encoding alkaline phosphatase: MIGELIEYIVAELSRFIIATISALGYTGIVLTMAIESACIPLPSEIIMPFSGYLVLNGQFTLLGVTLAGTIGNVLGSIVAYYAGVYGGRPFVERYGPYMLIRPQDLDHADRWFARYGEWAVLIGRLLPVIRTFISLPAGIAKMPFWRFVVYSFIGAFPWCLLLAYIGMVMGEHWDGLRQYFHQIDIVIGVALFVALVYFLRSHWPRRGTDNASSV; the protein is encoded by the coding sequence ATGATTGGTGAGCTGATCGAATATATCGTAGCCGAACTGAGTCGATTCATCATTGCGACCATTTCTGCTTTGGGCTATACGGGGATCGTCCTGACTATGGCGATTGAAAGTGCCTGCATCCCTCTGCCCAGTGAGATTATCATGCCCTTCTCGGGCTATCTGGTCTTGAACGGACAATTTACGTTGCTCGGCGTGACGCTGGCCGGGACAATCGGCAACGTCCTGGGCTCGATTGTGGCGTACTATGCCGGCGTGTATGGAGGCCGTCCATTCGTGGAGCGGTATGGACCATACATGCTGATTCGCCCGCAGGATCTCGATCATGCCGATCGGTGGTTTGCGCGGTATGGTGAGTGGGCGGTGTTGATCGGTCGCCTCCTGCCGGTTATCCGGACGTTCATCTCCTTGCCTGCCGGGATTGCCAAGATGCCGTTTTGGCGATTCGTCGTGTACTCCTTCATCGGCGCGTTCCCGTGGTGTCTCTTGCTGGCCTACATCGGCATGGTGATGGGGGAGCACTGGGACGGGCTGCGACAGTATTTTCACCAGATCGATATTGTCATTGGTGTCGCACTCTTTGTCGCTCTCGTCTATTTTCTCCGGTCCCATTGGCCTCGTCGTGGGACGGACAATGCGAGTTCAGTATAA
- the ihfA-1 gene encoding integration host factor subunit alpha: MRKADIANEIFKQVGISKNEAADIVELILNMLKAVLNKGESVKIAGFGNFIVRSKGPRKGRNPRTGEEIGITPRRVVTFRPSQVFKKYVNS; encoded by the coding sequence ATGAGAAAGGCTGACATCGCGAACGAAATCTTCAAGCAGGTTGGGATCTCGAAGAACGAAGCCGCGGATATTGTCGAGCTCATCCTCAACATGCTGAAAGCCGTGCTCAACAAAGGCGAATCGGTCAAAATTGCGGGCTTTGGCAACTTCATTGTGCGTAGCAAGGGGCCACGGAAGGGCCGCAATCCACGGACGGGAGAAGAGATCGGAATCACGCCGCGTCGCGTGGTGACGTTCCGTCCAAGCCAGGTGTTTAAAAAATACGTCAACTCTTGA
- a CDS encoding citramalate synthase has product MARRVSRHQSTQLSNVMASPRVSATKADLEVYDTTLRDGAQSEDVSFSADDKVLIACRLDELGVDFIEGGWPGANPKDIEFFRLIKTVPLKHATVVAFGSTRKASNPVRRDPNLQALLASETGTITIFGKSWPLHVTDALGISLAKNLDLIGESIDYLRSKGRQVFYDAEHFFDGYKMDPEYAIRTLQRAVQAGAQRIILCDTNGGAMPWEIREICSVVSRVVPVPLGIHAHNDCEMAVANSVMALETGVRQVQGTINGIGERCGNANLCSILPNLQLKMGRPVLGERMSRLRVVSHFVAEIANLVPDKHQPYVGDSAFAHKGGVHIHAVQKNASTYEHVRPELVGNRQRFLVSDYAGRSGLLAKVEGFGISLRKNQAATHELVTTLKARENEGYQYEGAEGSFELLVRKALGTHRPSFQLLGFRVIVEKGENDLESRSEATVMVQVGAEVEHTAAVGKGPVNALDHALRKALEKFYPELREVRLLDYKVRVLAATQGTGAKVRVLIESGDQKEKWGTVGVSENIMEASWQALADGIEYKLLRRDRAQ; this is encoded by the coding sequence ATGGCTCGTCGAGTATCACGACATCAGTCCACCCAGTTGTCCAACGTCATGGCGTCGCCTCGTGTGTCGGCTACCAAGGCAGACCTGGAAGTATACGATACGACGTTACGTGACGGCGCTCAGTCTGAAGACGTTAGTTTCTCGGCCGATGACAAGGTCTTGATCGCGTGTCGGCTAGACGAATTGGGCGTCGACTTCATCGAAGGCGGATGGCCGGGCGCTAATCCAAAAGATATTGAGTTTTTCCGTCTCATCAAAACGGTACCTCTGAAGCACGCCACAGTTGTGGCGTTTGGCTCGACTCGGAAGGCAAGCAATCCCGTGCGAAGGGATCCAAATCTCCAGGCCTTGCTGGCATCGGAAACCGGGACCATCACGATTTTCGGCAAGAGTTGGCCTCTCCACGTCACCGACGCGCTGGGCATCTCTCTCGCTAAGAATTTGGATCTCATCGGTGAGTCTATCGATTACCTGCGGTCGAAAGGGCGACAGGTGTTCTACGATGCGGAGCATTTTTTCGATGGATATAAAATGGATCCCGAATACGCGATCCGGACATTGCAGCGTGCCGTTCAAGCTGGTGCTCAGCGCATTATCCTTTGCGATACGAACGGTGGGGCGATGCCCTGGGAAATTCGGGAGATCTGCTCCGTGGTCAGTCGCGTGGTCCCGGTCCCCCTGGGCATCCACGCGCATAATGATTGTGAGATGGCCGTCGCCAACTCAGTGATGGCCCTTGAGACCGGCGTCCGTCAAGTCCAAGGAACGATCAACGGTATCGGTGAGCGATGTGGAAATGCCAATCTCTGTTCGATTCTTCCGAACCTCCAGCTCAAGATGGGCAGACCGGTCCTAGGGGAACGGATGTCACGACTGCGTGTGGTCTCCCACTTCGTGGCTGAAATCGCAAATCTGGTGCCGGATAAGCATCAACCATACGTGGGCGATTCGGCGTTTGCTCATAAAGGCGGGGTGCATATTCATGCGGTACAAAAGAATGCCTCCACCTACGAGCACGTACGCCCGGAATTGGTCGGAAATCGCCAGCGATTCCTGGTGTCCGACTATGCCGGGCGGAGCGGTTTGTTGGCAAAGGTCGAGGGGTTTGGCATTTCGCTGCGAAAAAACCAAGCCGCGACGCACGAACTGGTGACAACGCTCAAGGCGCGGGAGAATGAGGGTTATCAATACGAAGGTGCGGAAGGCTCGTTCGAGCTGTTGGTGCGCAAGGCCCTCGGAACCCATCGTCCGTCCTTCCAGTTGTTGGGATTCCGCGTCATCGTCGAAAAGGGGGAAAACGATCTCGAATCACGCTCGGAGGCAACGGTCATGGTTCAGGTTGGTGCCGAAGTCGAGCATACGGCTGCCGTTGGGAAAGGCCCGGTGAATGCGCTTGATCATGCGCTCCGGAAGGCGCTCGAAAAGTTTTACCCTGAACTCCGCGAAGTTCGCCTACTGGACTACAAGGTCCGAGTCTTGGCGGCCACTCAGGGTACGGGAGCAAAAGTACGTGTCTTGATCGAGTCCGGAGATCAAAAAGAAAAATGGGGGACCGTTGGGGTTTCAGAAAACATCATGGAGGCCAGTTGGCAGGCCCTTGCGGACGGCATTGAATACAAGCTTTTGAGGCGGGATCGAGCGCAGTAA
- a CDS encoding 23S rRNA (guanosine(2251)-2'-O)-methyltransferase RlmB → MERRAGSGEQSHTLYGVHAVMEALEAGRPLMRVLVVHTHGQLEQLVRLAKARRVPIHIEPKVMLDRLVQGARHQGVVAMAAVRRYASVDAILAVADKRQEPPFVIVLDGVQDPQNLGSVLRSAEAAGVHGVILPERRAVGLTGTVAKSSAGAVEHIAVAQVVNVSQILKELKERGLWVYGLAADATKCYSDVDYTGAVGLVVGGEGQGVRPAVLAACDEAVHIPMRGKVGSLNASVAASVALFEVVRQRMRSRAYPAI, encoded by the coding sequence ATGGAACGACGCGCTGGAAGCGGTGAGCAAAGCCACACCCTTTATGGGGTTCATGCCGTCATGGAGGCCCTGGAGGCAGGCCGCCCGTTGATGCGGGTGCTGGTAGTGCACACCCATGGCCAACTCGAGCAACTGGTCCGACTGGCAAAAGCACGGCGTGTCCCCATTCACATCGAGCCCAAAGTCATGCTCGACCGACTCGTGCAGGGAGCTCGGCACCAAGGTGTGGTGGCTATGGCGGCGGTCCGACGCTATGCCTCTGTAGATGCCATTTTGGCCGTTGCCGACAAGCGTCAAGAACCGCCCTTCGTAATTGTATTGGATGGGGTTCAGGATCCACAGAATCTCGGTTCGGTTCTGCGTAGCGCCGAGGCGGCGGGTGTGCATGGGGTCATCCTACCAGAGCGTCGTGCCGTTGGCCTGACCGGCACTGTTGCCAAGAGCTCGGCCGGCGCGGTGGAACATATCGCGGTCGCGCAGGTGGTGAATGTGTCGCAGATACTGAAGGAATTGAAGGAACGCGGACTGTGGGTCTATGGCCTAGCTGCGGACGCTACCAAATGCTACAGCGATGTCGACTATACCGGTGCGGTAGGACTTGTGGTAGGAGGTGAGGGCCAGGGTGTGCGGCCCGCTGTGCTTGCAGCTTGCGATGAAGCTGTGCACATCCCCATGCGAGGAAAGGTTGGTTCGCTGAACGCGTCGGTGGCCGCCTCAGTCGCATTGTTCGAAGTAGTGCGTCAGCGGATGCGGTCGCGTGCATATCCAGCAATCTAG
- the cysS gene encoding cysteine--tRNA ligase, protein MLKLYNTLSGAKETFASLVPGSVRMYVCGVTVYDYCHVGHARSALIFDVLRRYLEYRGFSVEFVKNFTDVDDKIIKRANDQGVPYEMVTKKFIQAYYDDMGRLGVRRATREPKATDHMVDIINLVEILIAKKLAYRNNGDVYFDVARYEGYGRLSKRKLVELLVGARIEVDERKRNPMDFALWKASKPGEPAWPSPWGPGRPGWHIECSAMSIRHLGETFDIHGGGMDLIFPHHENEMAQSCGATGKEFARFWVHNGFVQVNKEKMSKSLGNFFTIREIFETLRAEQGWTEKTTGEVLRYFLLATHYRGPLDFSDEGLRKAKSALDGFYDLFERLKESGSNDAIENERLKESVDRIRLGFERAMDDDLNTPVAVAEFQRFRGEVNKLLETGLSDLSRRQAREEFRRLGAVLELFQLETWQFNPRKVHIEDRIDVNDIGAAAIRFSDADIEQKLAERADLRSRREFQKADQIRSLLASDGITIEDKPDGTTRWKR, encoded by the coding sequence ATGCTGAAACTCTACAATACTCTGTCAGGTGCTAAGGAGACGTTTGCGTCCCTGGTGCCGGGTTCCGTCAGGATGTACGTCTGTGGGGTCACGGTCTACGACTACTGCCACGTGGGTCATGCGAGGAGTGCATTGATCTTCGACGTGCTGCGGCGCTACTTGGAATACCGCGGGTTTTCCGTCGAGTTTGTCAAAAATTTTACGGACGTGGACGACAAGATTATCAAACGGGCCAATGATCAGGGTGTGCCCTATGAGATGGTCACCAAGAAGTTCATCCAGGCCTACTATGACGATATGGGGCGACTCGGCGTCCGACGGGCGACTAGGGAACCCAAGGCTACGGACCATATGGTGGATATCATCAACCTGGTAGAAATCTTGATTGCCAAGAAACTCGCCTATCGGAACAACGGCGATGTGTACTTCGACGTGGCACGTTACGAAGGATATGGGCGATTGTCGAAGAGAAAGTTGGTTGAATTGCTCGTTGGGGCCCGGATCGAGGTGGACGAGCGCAAGCGCAATCCGATGGATTTCGCGCTTTGGAAAGCGTCCAAGCCTGGGGAACCCGCGTGGCCCAGTCCATGGGGACCCGGCCGCCCGGGGTGGCACATCGAATGCTCGGCTATGTCGATCCGCCATCTGGGGGAAACTTTCGACATTCACGGCGGTGGCATGGACTTGATCTTCCCCCATCATGAGAACGAGATGGCGCAGTCTTGTGGAGCCACCGGGAAGGAGTTCGCCCGTTTCTGGGTACACAACGGGTTTGTGCAGGTCAACAAGGAAAAGATGTCAAAATCGCTCGGTAATTTCTTCACGATTCGAGAAATCTTCGAGACCTTGCGCGCAGAACAGGGGTGGACGGAAAAGACGACGGGGGAAGTGCTGCGGTATTTCCTTCTCGCCACGCACTATCGTGGGCCGCTTGATTTTTCCGACGAGGGCTTACGGAAAGCGAAAAGCGCGCTCGATGGGTTTTACGATCTCTTTGAACGGCTGAAAGAGTCCGGATCGAACGACGCAATCGAGAATGAGAGGTTAAAAGAGTCGGTCGATCGAATCCGTCTGGGATTCGAGCGAGCCATGGACGACGATCTGAATACCCCGGTGGCAGTGGCGGAATTCCAACGCTTTCGTGGCGAGGTCAACAAGCTGCTCGAAACGGGACTTTCAGATTTGAGTCGTCGTCAGGCGCGAGAAGAGTTCCGACGGTTGGGGGCAGTGCTGGAGCTTTTTCAATTGGAGACATGGCAGTTCAATCCACGCAAAGTACACATAGAAGACCGAATCGACGTGAACGATATCGGGGCGGCAGCAATTCGATTTTCTGACGCCGACATTGAACAAAAGCTTGCCGAAAGAGCGGACCTGAGGAGCAGGCGAGAATTCCAAAAAGCCGATCAAATTCGAAGTCTCTTGGCGTCAGACGGAATCACGATCGAAGACAAACCCGATGGAACGACGCGCTGGAAGCGGTGA